A window of Amycolatopsis australiensis contains these coding sequences:
- the paaZ gene encoding phenylacetic acid degradation bifunctional protein PaaZ, whose product MALLRSYVSGGWHTAADDGVPLHDAATGEEVARISSKGVDFAAALEHGRRVGGPALRELTFHQRAALLKALASHLREHREELYALSAKTGATLGDSKFDIDGGIGVLFSYASKGKRELPNDTVYVEGNVEPLSRGGTFVAQHIATPLRGVAVQINAFNFPVWGPLEKFAPAFLAGVPSLVKPASQTAYLTARLVELIVGSGILPEGSLQFVAGSVGDLLDHVTAQDLVSFTGSASTAQKLRAHPVIVRNAVRFNAEADSLNCSILGPDARPGTTEFDLFVKQLVTEMTVKAGQKCTAIRRAFVPAELLDDVAAAAAGRLAKVTVGHPASEGVRMGALASLEQREEVRRSLKALLDAGSVVFGDPEHVEVVDADAERGAFISPVLLKADPERSEPHEVEAFGPVSTLMPYTSTEQVVDFAARGGGSLAGSVVSADREFVRDVVLGAAPFHGRLLVLDADDAKESTGHGSPMPQLVHGGPGRAGGGEELGGVRGVLHHMQRTAVQGSPAVLSAVTGRWVTGAPRSEGVHPFRKSLAELKIGDSVVAGPRTVTQADVDHFAEFTGDTFYAHTDPEAAAANPLFGGIVAHGYLVVSFAAGLFVSPEPGPVLANYGLENLRFLTPVKVGDSLTVTLTAKQITPRIDQDYGEVRWDADVTNADGESVAKYDVLTLVAKEQP is encoded by the coding sequence ATGGCTTTGCTGCGCAGCTACGTCTCGGGCGGGTGGCACACGGCGGCGGACGACGGCGTCCCGCTGCACGACGCGGCCACGGGCGAGGAGGTCGCCCGGATCTCGTCGAAGGGGGTCGACTTCGCCGCGGCGCTGGAGCACGGCCGCCGGGTGGGCGGTCCGGCGCTGCGGGAGCTGACGTTCCACCAGCGCGCGGCCCTGCTGAAGGCGCTGGCCTCGCACCTGCGTGAACACCGGGAAGAGCTGTACGCGCTGTCGGCGAAGACCGGCGCCACGCTGGGTGACTCGAAGTTCGACATCGACGGCGGCATCGGCGTGCTGTTCAGCTACGCCTCCAAGGGCAAGCGCGAGCTGCCGAACGACACCGTGTACGTCGAGGGCAACGTCGAGCCGCTTTCGCGCGGCGGCACGTTCGTGGCGCAGCACATCGCGACGCCGCTGCGCGGGGTCGCGGTGCAGATCAACGCGTTCAACTTCCCGGTGTGGGGGCCGCTGGAGAAGTTCGCGCCCGCGTTCCTTGCCGGCGTGCCGAGCCTGGTCAAGCCCGCGAGCCAGACCGCCTACCTGACCGCGCGGCTGGTGGAGCTGATCGTCGGGTCCGGCATCCTGCCGGAGGGGTCGCTGCAGTTCGTCGCGGGCAGCGTCGGCGACCTCCTCGACCACGTGACCGCGCAGGACCTGGTGTCGTTCACCGGCTCGGCGTCCACCGCGCAGAAGCTGCGCGCGCACCCGGTCATCGTCCGCAACGCCGTCCGGTTCAACGCCGAGGCCGATTCGCTGAACTGCTCGATTCTGGGGCCGGACGCGCGTCCCGGGACCACCGAGTTCGACCTGTTCGTCAAGCAGCTGGTCACCGAGATGACGGTCAAGGCGGGCCAGAAGTGCACCGCGATCCGCCGCGCGTTCGTCCCCGCCGAGCTGCTGGACGACGTGGCCGCGGCGGCAGCCGGGCGGCTCGCGAAGGTGACCGTCGGCCATCCGGCGTCCGAAGGCGTCCGGATGGGCGCGCTGGCCAGCCTGGAGCAGCGCGAGGAGGTCCGGCGGTCGCTGAAGGCGCTGCTGGACGCCGGGAGCGTCGTGTTCGGCGACCCGGAGCACGTCGAGGTCGTCGACGCCGACGCCGAGCGCGGTGCCTTCATCTCGCCGGTGCTGCTCAAGGCGGACCCGGAACGCAGCGAGCCGCACGAGGTCGAGGCGTTCGGCCCGGTCTCGACGCTGATGCCGTACACGTCCACCGAGCAGGTGGTCGACTTCGCCGCCCGCGGCGGCGGCAGCCTGGCCGGGTCCGTGGTCAGCGCGGACCGGGAGTTCGTCCGGGACGTCGTCCTGGGCGCGGCGCCGTTCCACGGCCGGCTGCTCGTGCTGGACGCCGACGACGCGAAGGAGTCCACCGGGCACGGCTCGCCGATGCCGCAGCTGGTCCACGGCGGGCCGGGCCGCGCGGGCGGCGGCGAAGAGCTGGGTGGCGTCCGCGGCGTGCTGCACCACATGCAGCGCACGGCCGTGCAGGGCTCGCCCGCGGTGCTCTCCGCGGTGACCGGCCGCTGGGTCACCGGCGCCCCGCGCAGCGAAGGCGTCCACCCGTTCCGGAAGTCCCTGGCCGAGCTGAAGATCGGCGACTCCGTCGTCGCCGGGCCGCGCACGGTCACCCAGGCGGACGTCGACCACTTCGCCGAGTTCACCGGCGACACGTTCTACGCCCACACCGATCCGGAGGCCGCGGCGGCGAACCCGCTGTTCGGCGGGATCGTCGCGCACGGCTACCTGGTCGTGTCGTTCGCGGCCGGCCTGTTCGTCTCGCCCGAGCCGGGCCCGGTGCTGGCCAACTACGGCCTGGAGAACCTCCGGTTCCTCACGCCGGTCAAGGTCGGCGACTCCCTGACCGTGACCCTGACCGCCAAGCAGATCACCCCGCGGATCGACCAGGACTACGGCGAGGTCCGCTGGGACGCCGACGTCACCAACGCCGACGGCGAGTCCGTGGCCAAGTACGACGTCCTGACCCTCGTCGCGAAGGAGCAGCCGTGA
- a CDS encoding winged helix DNA-binding domain-containing protein translates to METLSRRALNRATLERQLLLRRVKMSAYDAVEHLAGLQAQAPFPPYYALWARLSGFRPPELASLLENRRVVRIALMRGTVHLVTAADALAWRPVVQPLYDRDLKTNTQHAGEVAELDHDLAAKAARELLARSPLSSTALGTELAQRWPDVAPASLTHLARAKLPLVQTPPRAIWGKAGQTTYACLDEWVGAPLSPPAPASLIARYLRAFGPASVADVQAWAGITRLGEVAASMELRRYRDPDGRELIDLPELSIPDEDIPAPPRLLGPFDQMILSYADRTRVISDEYRKRVISQNGLVKGTLLVGGQVRGFWELKSARKAAVVELAPFEKLPKRDLAALESAAGRLAGWAEPAAETREVRVHAPE, encoded by the coding sequence GTGGAGACCTTGAGCCGGCGGGCCCTGAACCGCGCGACGCTGGAACGCCAGCTGTTGCTGCGGCGCGTGAAGATGTCCGCGTACGACGCTGTGGAGCACCTCGCCGGGCTGCAGGCGCAGGCGCCGTTCCCGCCGTACTACGCGCTGTGGGCGCGGTTGTCCGGATTCCGGCCGCCGGAGCTGGCTTCGCTGCTGGAGAACCGCCGCGTGGTGCGGATCGCGCTGATGCGCGGCACGGTCCACCTCGTCACGGCTGCGGACGCGCTCGCGTGGCGGCCGGTGGTGCAGCCGCTGTACGACCGCGACCTGAAGACGAACACCCAGCACGCCGGCGAGGTCGCCGAGCTGGACCACGACCTCGCGGCCAAGGCGGCGCGGGAGCTGCTGGCCCGGTCACCGTTGTCGAGCACGGCGCTGGGCACCGAGCTGGCGCAACGCTGGCCGGACGTCGCCCCGGCATCGCTGACGCACCTGGCGCGGGCGAAGCTGCCGCTGGTGCAGACTCCGCCGCGGGCGATCTGGGGCAAGGCCGGGCAGACGACCTACGCGTGCCTGGACGAGTGGGTCGGAGCACCGCTTTCGCCGCCTGCGCCCGCTTCACTGATCGCGCGGTATCTGCGCGCGTTCGGGCCGGCTTCCGTCGCCGACGTACAGGCTTGGGCGGGTATCACGCGGCTGGGCGAGGTGGCCGCTTCGATGGAGTTGAGGCGCTATCGCGACCCCGACGGCCGCGAGCTGATCGACCTGCCGGAGCTGTCGATCCCGGACGAAGATATCCCCGCGCCGCCCCGGCTGCTGGGTCCGTTCGACCAGATGATCCTGTCGTACGCGGACCGCACGCGGGTGATTTCGGACGAGTACCGCAAGCGCGTGATCTCGCAGAACGGGCTGGTCAAGGGCACGCTGCTGGTCGGCGGCCAGGTGCGGGGGTTCTGGGAGCTGAAGTCGGCCCGGAAGGCCGCGGTGGTGGAGCTGGCGCCGTTCGAGAAGCTGCCGAAGCGGGACCTGGCGGCGCTGGAGAGCGCGGCCGGGCGGCTGGCGGGCTGGGCGGAGCCGGCGGCGGAAACGCGGGAGGTGCGCGTCCACGCGCCGGAGTGA
- a CDS encoding TetR/AcrR family transcriptional regulator — protein sequence MTSGTRPRRRRLEPAERRAEILAAARHLFGAGSYASVSTSDIAEAAGVARPLINHYFGGKRELYLEVVRQLMIVPAPVTEALPDTTMEERLAVGVERWIDVVDRNRDAWLTVIGPESAGRDPEIERIMLEADEVAADRVLEAALMTGVTEGREELRAMIRSFGGMLRAASREWLIRGTLDRDALRTFLTDSILNLLKLTYPAVLAGRRGSGGRTPPASSRSSA from the coding sequence GTGACCAGTGGGACCCGGCCGCGGCGGCGCCGTCTCGAACCGGCCGAACGGCGCGCGGAGATCCTCGCCGCCGCGCGGCACCTGTTCGGGGCCGGCAGCTACGCGTCGGTGTCCACTTCGGACATCGCCGAGGCCGCCGGGGTGGCCCGCCCGCTCATCAACCACTACTTCGGCGGCAAGCGCGAGCTCTACCTGGAAGTGGTGCGGCAGCTGATGATCGTGCCGGCGCCGGTCACCGAGGCGCTGCCGGACACCACGATGGAGGAGCGGCTCGCGGTCGGCGTCGAGCGGTGGATCGACGTCGTCGACCGCAACCGCGACGCCTGGCTGACCGTGATCGGCCCGGAGTCCGCCGGCCGCGATCCCGAGATCGAGCGCATCATGCTGGAGGCCGACGAGGTCGCCGCCGACCGCGTCCTGGAAGCCGCGCTGATGACCGGCGTGACGGAGGGCCGCGAGGAGCTGCGCGCGATGATCCGGTCGTTCGGCGGGATGCTGCGGGCCGCGTCGCGCGAGTGGCTGATCCGCGGCACCCTCGACCGCGACGCGCTGCGGACCTTTCTCACCGATTCGATCCTCAACCTGCTGAAGCTCACCTACCCGGCGGTGCTTGCCGGGCGGCGCGGAAGCGGCGGGCGAACGCCGCCGGCGTCATCCCGGTCCAGCGCTTGA
- a CDS encoding flavin-containing monooxygenase, giving the protein MSSSAKGPSVLIVGTGFGGIGTAIELKRAGFTEFTILESAATSGGVWRDNTYPGAACDIPSPLYSFSFEPNPRWPKRFSHQPDILAYLRRVITKYGLEPHIRYRTQVTGAAFDEDRGVWRVETRGGETFEANVFVPAVGQLSRPVLPDIPNRERFAGDAFHSARWDHGVELTGKRVAVIGTGASAVQFVPELRKHAKHVTVFQRTPPYIMAKSDPAYRRWQHWLFEHVPPTQLLGRLRIFLLAEYATYAMTRHPVLAKMFELRTAQLRRRHIKEPQLRAKLKPAYPLGCKRILFTNDYLPALAQPNVDVETRRISEITEQGVRVEDGTEIEADVLVYGTGFAATEFLGRMKVLGLGGRALQDAWSGGARAYLGMAVPGFPNMFCVYGPNTNLGAGSIIYMIERQARYIRQAVERLARPGVSYVDVRPEVEQRYDDEVQRRLGRSVWSACTSWYRQADGRVTTNWPGLVTEYDRRTRRLDLADYRVVA; this is encoded by the coding sequence ATGAGTAGTTCGGCGAAGGGCCCGTCGGTGCTGATCGTGGGCACCGGGTTCGGCGGCATCGGGACGGCGATCGAGCTCAAGCGCGCCGGGTTCACCGAGTTCACCATCCTGGAGAGCGCGGCCACGTCCGGCGGCGTCTGGCGGGACAACACCTACCCCGGCGCGGCGTGCGACATCCCGTCGCCGCTGTACTCCTTCTCGTTCGAGCCGAACCCGCGCTGGCCGAAGCGCTTCTCGCACCAGCCCGACATCCTCGCCTACCTGCGGCGCGTCATCACCAAGTACGGGCTCGAGCCGCACATCCGGTACCGGACCCAGGTCACCGGGGCCGCGTTCGACGAAGACCGCGGCGTCTGGCGGGTCGAGACCCGCGGCGGCGAGACGTTCGAGGCGAACGTCTTCGTGCCCGCCGTCGGCCAGCTGTCCCGGCCGGTGCTGCCGGACATCCCGAACCGGGAGCGCTTCGCCGGCGACGCCTTCCACTCGGCGCGCTGGGACCACGGCGTCGAGCTGACCGGGAAGCGGGTCGCTGTCATCGGGACCGGCGCCAGCGCCGTCCAGTTCGTGCCCGAGCTGCGGAAACACGCGAAGCACGTCACGGTCTTCCAGCGGACGCCGCCGTACATCATGGCCAAGTCCGACCCGGCCTACCGGCGGTGGCAGCACTGGCTGTTCGAGCACGTGCCGCCGACGCAGCTGCTCGGACGGCTGCGGATCTTCCTGCTCGCCGAGTACGCGACGTACGCGATGACCCGGCACCCCGTGCTGGCGAAGATGTTCGAGCTGAGGACCGCCCAGCTGCGCCGCCGCCACATCAAGGAGCCGCAGTTGCGGGCGAAGCTGAAACCGGCCTACCCGCTGGGCTGCAAGCGGATCCTGTTCACCAACGACTACCTGCCCGCGCTGGCCCAGCCGAACGTCGACGTCGAGACGCGGCGGATCAGCGAAATCACCGAACAGGGTGTCCGCGTCGAGGACGGAACCGAGATCGAGGCCGACGTCCTGGTGTACGGCACCGGGTTCGCCGCGACGGAGTTCCTCGGCCGGATGAAGGTGCTCGGCCTCGGCGGGCGGGCGCTGCAGGACGCCTGGTCGGGCGGCGCGCGGGCGTACCTGGGCATGGCCGTGCCCGGGTTCCCGAACATGTTCTGCGTCTACGGGCCGAACACGAACCTCGGCGCCGGGTCGATCATCTACATGATCGAGCGGCAGGCGCGCTACATCCGGCAGGCGGTGGAGCGGCTCGCCCGGCCCGGTGTGTCCTATGTGGACGTCCGGCCGGAGGTCGAGCAGCGGTACGACGACGAAGTGCAGCGGCGGCTCGGGCGCAGCGTGTGGAGCGCGTGCACGAGCTGGTACCGCCAGGCCGACGGCCGCGTGACGACCAACTGGCCGGGCCTGGTCACCGAGTACGACCGCCGGACCCGGCGGCTCGACCTCGCGGACTACCGGGTGGTGGCGTGA
- a CDS encoding GMC oxidoreductase, translated as MDYDVLVIGSGFGGSVTALRLTEKGYRVGVLEAGRRFADDEFAETSWRVRKYLWAPALGCFGIQRLTLLKNTFVMSGAGVGGGSLVYANTLYEPPDQFYADPQWAHITDWKDELAPYYDQAKRMLGVVENPATTAADRVLREVAGDMGIGHTYRRTPVGVYFGQSGVDPFFGGAGPVRRSCTLCGECMTGCRVGAKNTTVKNYLYLAERAGAVVHPLTTVVTVRPVEGGYAVDTVRTGRRARRTFTATQVVFSAAALGTERLLHRMRDTGTLPDLSPRLGLLARTNSEAVLAARSLRADTDYSRGVAITSSIHPDAVTHVEPVRYGRGSNLMGLLATVLVDASPGRRRWVLGVRELWRSRRDLLRIHNPRHWSERMIGLLVMQTLDNSVTTYTKPRFFGLFGRRMTTRQGSGAPSPEWIPAGHEVTRRVAEKIGGLPQGAWTDLANIPITGHFIGGCTIGDSPSTGVVDPYQRLYGYPGLHVVDGSAITANLGVNPSLTITAQAERAMAFWPNRGEADPRPPLGSPYRRVAPVTPKNPVVPADAPGALRLPVVPLG; from the coding sequence ATGGACTACGACGTCCTCGTGATCGGGTCCGGGTTCGGCGGCAGCGTCACGGCGCTGCGGCTGACCGAGAAGGGCTACCGCGTCGGCGTGCTGGAGGCCGGGCGGCGGTTCGCCGACGACGAGTTCGCCGAGACGTCGTGGCGGGTGCGGAAGTACCTGTGGGCGCCGGCGCTGGGCTGCTTCGGGATCCAGCGGCTGACATTGCTGAAGAACACCTTCGTGATGAGCGGCGCCGGCGTCGGCGGTGGTTCTCTGGTGTACGCGAACACACTGTACGAGCCGCCGGACCAGTTCTACGCCGACCCGCAGTGGGCGCACATCACGGACTGGAAGGACGAGCTCGCGCCGTACTACGACCAGGCGAAGCGCATGCTCGGCGTGGTCGAGAACCCGGCGACGACGGCCGCGGACCGGGTGCTGCGCGAGGTGGCCGGGGACATGGGCATCGGGCACACGTACCGCCGCACCCCGGTCGGCGTCTACTTCGGACAGTCCGGAGTGGACCCGTTCTTCGGTGGCGCCGGGCCGGTGCGCCGGTCCTGCACGTTGTGTGGCGAGTGCATGACCGGCTGCCGGGTCGGGGCGAAGAACACGACGGTGAAGAACTACCTGTACCTGGCCGAGCGGGCGGGCGCCGTGGTGCACCCGCTGACCACGGTGGTGACGGTCCGTCCGGTCGAAGGCGGGTACGCGGTCGACACGGTGCGCACCGGCCGCCGGGCCCGCCGGACGTTCACGGCGACGCAGGTGGTGTTTTCGGCGGCCGCGCTGGGGACCGAGCGACTGCTGCACCGCATGCGGGACACGGGAACGCTGCCCGATCTGTCGCCCCGCCTCGGATTGCTGGCCCGCACGAACTCGGAGGCGGTCCTGGCGGCGCGGTCACTGCGCGCGGACACGGATTACTCGCGCGGCGTCGCGATCACGTCGTCGATCCACCCGGACGCCGTGACGCACGTGGAGCCGGTGCGGTACGGGCGCGGCAGCAACCTGATGGGCCTGCTGGCGACGGTGCTCGTGGACGCGTCGCCGGGGCGTCGCCGCTGGGTGCTGGGGGTGCGGGAGCTGTGGCGTTCCCGCCGCGACCTGCTGCGGATCCACAACCCGCGACACTGGTCGGAGCGGATGATCGGGCTGCTGGTGATGCAGACCCTCGACAATTCGGTGACGACGTACACGAAACCGCGGTTCTTCGGCCTGTTCGGCCGCCGGATGACGACGCGCCAGGGGTCGGGAGCACCGTCGCCGGAGTGGATCCCGGCGGGCCACGAGGTGACCCGCCGGGTGGCGGAGAAGATCGGCGGGCTGCCGCAGGGCGCGTGGACGGACCTGGCGAACATCCCGATCACGGGCCACTTCATCGGCGGCTGCACGATCGGAGACTCCCCTTCGACGGGGGTGGTCGACCCGTACCAGCGGCTGTACGGGTACCCGGGGCTGCACGTGGTCGACGGCTCGGCGATCACGGCGAACCTGGGCGTGAACCCGTCACTGACGATCACCGCCCAGGCGGAGCGGGCGATGGCGTTCTGGCCGAACCGGGGCGAGGCGGATCCGCGGCCGCCGCTGGGTTCGCCGTACCGGCGGGTGGCGCCGGTGACGCCGAAGAACCCGGTGGTCCCGGCGGACGCACCCGGAGCCCTGCGGCTGCCGGTCGTGCCACTCGGCTGA
- a CDS encoding AraC family transcriptional regulator: MAELAAPAVGDWDFPRGTASIELMTRFAAGRGLPAGKLLAATTLSPELLADPSVQVDARQELAVVRALAELDGTDATALALGCRYRVTTFGIFGFACISSPTLRDAMLFALRYFDLSFAFCIPHVELDGGRLVLELDDSRVPADVARFLVLRDLAAIFSVMRDLLPEIAPADLSFRHEASTVDAYRQTFGLTPRFGADACRATLDSALLTRPLPQANEQTVALCAAQCEALVARKRRRTGIAQQVRERLVRLGGVDAGMDEIARQLTLSTRTLRRRLTEAGTSYRALVDEVRQTLAEELLDTGVLSVEDVAYRLGYAEASSFIYAFKRWTGMTPAAFARRFRAARQAPPGR, from the coding sequence ATGGCCGAGCTCGCCGCGCCCGCCGTCGGGGACTGGGACTTCCCGCGCGGCACCGCGAGCATCGAGCTGATGACCCGGTTCGCCGCCGGCCGCGGCCTGCCCGCCGGGAAGCTCCTCGCCGCGACGACGCTGTCACCGGAGCTGCTCGCCGATCCGTCGGTCCAGGTCGACGCGCGTCAGGAGCTGGCCGTCGTCCGCGCGCTGGCCGAACTGGACGGTACCGACGCGACGGCGCTGGCGCTCGGGTGCCGCTACCGCGTCACGACCTTCGGCATCTTCGGCTTCGCCTGCATCAGCAGCCCGACTCTGCGTGACGCGATGCTGTTCGCCCTGCGTTACTTCGACCTCAGCTTCGCGTTCTGCATCCCGCACGTCGAGCTGGACGGCGGGCGCCTGGTCCTGGAGCTCGACGACAGCCGCGTGCCCGCCGACGTCGCCCGGTTCCTCGTGCTGCGCGACCTCGCCGCGATCTTCTCGGTGATGCGTGACCTCCTGCCGGAGATCGCGCCGGCGGACCTGAGCTTCCGGCACGAGGCGTCCACAGTGGACGCCTATCGGCAGACGTTCGGCCTGACGCCGCGGTTCGGCGCCGACGCCTGCCGCGCGACGCTCGACTCGGCGCTGCTGACCCGCCCGCTGCCGCAGGCCAACGAGCAGACCGTCGCCCTGTGCGCCGCGCAGTGCGAAGCGCTCGTCGCCCGCAAGCGCCGTCGCACCGGCATCGCCCAGCAGGTCAGGGAACGCCTGGTCCGGCTCGGCGGCGTCGACGCCGGGATGGACGAGATCGCCCGCCAGCTGACGCTCAGCACCCGCACGCTGCGGCGGCGGCTGACCGAGGCGGGCACCAGCTACCGGGCGCTGGTCGACGAAGTCCGCCAGACGCTGGCCGAGGAGCTGCTCGACACGGGCGTGCTGTCCGTCGAGGACGTCGCCTACCGGCTGGGGTACGCCGAGGCGTCCAGCTTCATCTACGCGTTCAAGCGCTGGACCGGGATGACGCCGGCGGCGTTCGCCCGCCGCTTCCGCGCCGCCCGGCAAGCACCGCCGGGTAGGTGA
- the paaI gene encoding hydroxyphenylacetyl-CoA thioesterase PaaI: MTNAAHTMFAADEASRALGIELVEASDGRAVATMTITRRMVNGHDIAHGGYVFLLADTAFACACNTHGPVTVAAGAEISFVAAGRLGDHLVATATERTRYGRNGIYDVTVHRDTPGGPEVVAEFRGRSRVLSAKRD, from the coding sequence ATGACCAACGCCGCGCACACCATGTTCGCCGCCGACGAGGCGTCGCGGGCGCTGGGCATCGAGCTGGTCGAGGCGAGCGACGGCCGGGCCGTGGCGACCATGACGATCACCCGCCGGATGGTGAACGGGCACGACATCGCGCACGGCGGGTACGTCTTCCTGCTCGCCGACACCGCCTTCGCCTGCGCCTGCAACACCCACGGGCCGGTGACGGTCGCCGCCGGCGCCGAAATCTCGTTCGTCGCGGCCGGACGGCTCGGCGACCACCTCGTCGCCACGGCCACCGAGCGCACCCGCTACGGCCGCAACGGCATCTACGACGTCACCGTGCACCGGGACACCCCCGGCGGGCCGGAGGTCGTCGCCGAATTCCGCGGCCGCAGCCGCGTCCTCTCCGCGAAACGGGACTGA
- the paaK gene encoding phenylacetate--CoA ligase PaaK, with protein MIEANIGADELAALQLERLQWTLRHAYANVPAYTRKFDEAGVHPDDCKELADLAKFPFTTKQDLRDNYPFGMFAVPQDQVRRIHASSGTTGKATVVGYTEQDIDTWATVMARSIHAAGGRPGHKVHVAYGYGLFTGGLGAHYGAEKLGCTVIPASGGMTARQVQLITDFRPEIIMVTPSYMLTLLDEFERQGIDPRESSLKVGIFGAEPWTEQMRAEIEERFALDAVDIYGLSEVMGPGVAQECVETKDGLHVWEDHFYPEVIDPYSEEVLGGGETGELVFTSLTKQALPIIRYRTRDLTALRPGTARPAFRRMDKVTGRTDDLIILRGVNVFPTQIEEIVLRTPALSPHFQLVRSTRGRLDHLTVRVEARHDASAAAREDAAASLVSQVKDGVGVTVSVEVVDPDTLERSMGKMRRIVDQREKP; from the coding sequence ATGATCGAGGCGAACATCGGCGCGGACGAGCTGGCCGCCCTCCAGCTCGAACGTCTGCAGTGGACGCTCAGACACGCCTACGCCAACGTTCCGGCGTACACGCGCAAGTTCGACGAGGCCGGCGTCCACCCGGACGACTGCAAGGAACTGGCCGACCTGGCGAAGTTCCCGTTCACGACGAAACAGGACCTGCGGGACAACTACCCGTTCGGGATGTTCGCCGTGCCGCAGGACCAGGTCCGCCGCATCCACGCCTCCAGCGGCACGACCGGCAAGGCCACCGTCGTCGGCTACACCGAGCAGGACATCGACACGTGGGCGACGGTGATGGCCCGCTCGATCCACGCCGCGGGCGGCCGTCCGGGCCACAAGGTGCACGTCGCCTACGGCTACGGCCTGTTCACCGGCGGGCTCGGCGCGCACTACGGCGCCGAGAAGCTGGGCTGCACGGTGATCCCCGCGTCCGGCGGGATGACCGCGCGGCAGGTCCAGCTGATCACCGACTTCCGGCCCGAGATCATCATGGTCACCCCGTCGTACATGCTGACGCTGCTCGACGAGTTCGAGCGCCAGGGCATCGACCCGCGGGAAAGCTCCCTGAAAGTCGGCATCTTCGGCGCCGAGCCGTGGACCGAGCAGATGCGCGCCGAGATCGAGGAGCGCTTCGCCCTCGACGCCGTCGACATCTACGGGCTGTCCGAGGTGATGGGCCCGGGCGTCGCGCAGGAGTGCGTCGAGACGAAGGACGGCCTGCACGTCTGGGAGGACCACTTCTACCCCGAGGTGATCGACCCGTACTCCGAGGAGGTCCTGGGCGGCGGCGAGACCGGCGAGCTGGTGTTCACGTCGCTGACCAAGCAGGCGCTGCCGATCATCCGCTACCGCACCCGCGACCTCACCGCGTTGCGCCCCGGCACGGCCCGGCCGGCGTTCCGGCGGATGGACAAGGTCACCGGCCGCACCGACGACCTGATCATCCTGCGCGGGGTCAACGTATTCCCGACGCAGATCGAGGAGATCGTGCTGCGGACGCCCGCGCTGAGCCCGCACTTCCAGCTCGTCCGGTCGACACGCGGCCGGCTCGACCACCTGACCGTGCGGGTCGAGGCGCGTCACGACGCGTCTGCCGCGGCTCGCGAGGATGCCGCCGCTTCGCTGGTTTCGCAGGTGAAGGACGGCGTCGGCGTGACGGTGTCGGTGGAGGTCGTGGATCCGGACACGCTGGAGCGGTCGATGGGCAAGATGCGGCGGATCGTCGACCAGCGGGAGAAGCCGTGA
- a CDS encoding TetR/AcrR family transcriptional regulator, whose protein sequence is MTTPRRGRPGYDLESLLQVAVRLFNERGYDGTSMEDLSRKLGITKSAIYHHVPSKEELLRLAVDRALDGLSEAASSTAQLDGRAIDRLEHLVRGSVLVLADRLPFVTLLLRVRGNTKVERAALARRREFDRLVTDLVKQAEAEGDIRPDVDPAVTARLIFGMVNSLIEWYKPRRGSSATEVADAVCKIAFEGLRTGS, encoded by the coding sequence GTGACCACGCCGCGGCGCGGGCGTCCGGGCTACGACCTCGAATCACTGCTGCAGGTGGCCGTGCGGCTGTTCAACGAGCGCGGCTACGACGGCACCAGCATGGAGGACCTCTCCCGCAAGCTCGGCATCACGAAGTCGGCGATCTACCACCACGTGCCCAGCAAGGAGGAGCTGCTGCGGCTGGCGGTCGACCGGGCACTGGACGGGCTGTCCGAAGCCGCGTCTTCGACGGCCCAGCTCGACGGGCGCGCGATCGACCGGCTCGAGCACCTGGTGCGCGGCAGCGTCCTGGTGCTCGCCGACCGGCTGCCGTTCGTGACGCTGCTGCTGCGGGTGCGCGGCAACACGAAGGTCGAGCGGGCGGCACTGGCCCGGCGGCGCGAGTTCGACCGGCTGGTGACCGACCTGGTCAAGCAGGCCGAAGCGGAGGGCGACATCCGCCCGGACGTCGACCCGGCCGTGACCGCGCGGCTGATCTTCGGCATGGTGAATTCCCTGATCGAGTGGTACAAGCCGCGGCGCGGGTCGTCCGCGACCGAGGTGGCGGACGCGGTGTGCAAGATCGCGTTCGAGGGCCTGCGCACCGGCTCGTGA